Proteins co-encoded in one Maylandia zebra isolate NMK-2024a linkage group LG16, Mzebra_GT3a, whole genome shotgun sequence genomic window:
- the LOC101468015 gene encoding helix-loop-helix protein 1 translates to MMLSGDHQESDLPWGHTDTLLDSLGAQCGSMPVGTHDGEAKVRSKEEKRRKRRATAKYRSAHATRERVRVVAFNVAFAELRKLLPTLPPDKKLSKIEILRLAICYISYLDHVLDI, encoded by the coding sequence ATGATGCTCAGCGGTGATCATCAGGAGTCTGATCTCCCCTGGGGACACACGGACACCCTTCTGGACTCCCTCGGTGCGCAGTGTGGGTCCATGCCGGTCGGAACCCACGATGGAGAGGCCAAAGTGCGTTCCAAGGAGGAGAAGAGGCGCAAGAGGCGCGCCACAGCCAAATATCGATCTGCGCATGCCACCAGGGAACGGGTCCGTGTTGTAGCCTTCAATGTGGCCTTTGCAGAACTAAGGAAACTGCTCCCAACGCTCCCGCCAGACAAAAAGTTGTCCAAGATTGAAATCTTGCGACTCGCGATTTGTTACATCTCATATCTCGACCACGTGCTGGACATTTAG